A genome region from Chengkuizengella sp. SCS-71B includes the following:
- a CDS encoding helix-turn-helix domain-containing protein translates to MSKQSNQESLCPKLTSAMQLFGKRWVGLIIYTLLTGPKRFRDIEKSLPISGKLLAERLRELEKYKLVIRHVYPEVPVRIEYELTENGKAMQPIIEAIQEWAESLPLEDICQD, encoded by the coding sequence ATGAGTAAACAATCAAATCAAGAAAGTTTATGCCCTAAATTAACATCAGCAATGCAGTTATTTGGTAAACGATGGGTAGGTTTGATTATTTATACTTTATTAACTGGACCCAAACGTTTTAGAGATATCGAAAAATCACTTCCAATTAGTGGGAAGTTGTTAGCTGAACGACTAAGAGAATTAGAAAAATATAAATTGGTAATCCGTCATGTTTATCCAGAAGTTCCTGTAAGAATAGAGTACGAATTAACTGAAAATGGAAAAGCAATGCAGCCTATCATTGAAGCTATACAAGAGTGGGCAGAATCATTACCTCTAGAAGATATATGTCAAGATTAA